A stretch of the Pelmatolapia mariae isolate MD_Pm_ZW linkage group LG23, Pm_UMD_F_2, whole genome shotgun sequence genome encodes the following:
- the LOC134620909 gene encoding uncharacterized protein LOC134620909 isoform X2, with protein sequence MRLKSFLERDKTALHTDVSMGLSEMEQRLCNYFCRIEIMGKRDRNVPVLLTPSMLDALSLLVSRRPDCGICATNIYLFARPRSMSHYRGMDSLRVHAHQCGAKHPEYLRSTQLRKHVATLSQVLNLKNNELDQVADFLGHDIRVHREFYRLPVPTTQLAKISKLLLTLEKGHLSQIQGKSLDEIEIEDEIALSDAETKDSESESDDDDTALTMSACGTSEPVHAVADSTNTAQLQDTVDCDEEPLIMPAASETAAPSEDKNAAQSHNSRRAPKNMWSKAEVAAVMRHFKDHINEGKLATKNECSHCKLVEDPMLAGRTVQNIRDFVRNRGLTAKRQKKMN encoded by the exons ATGCGCCTCAAAAGTTTTCTTGAAAGAGACAAAACGGCACTCCACACAGATGTTTCCATGGGGCTCTCAGAAATGGAACAGAGACTCTGTAACTATTTCTGTAGAATAGAAATAATGGGAAAAAGGGACAGAAATGTTCCAGTTCTGCTAACACCAAGCATGCTGGATGCTCTGTCACTACTGGTTAGTAGGAGGCCTgactgtggtatttgtgccactaaTATCTACCTCTTTGCAAGACCCCGATCAATGAGTCATTACAGAGGAATGGACTCCTTGCGTGTTCATGCACACCAGTGTGGAGCAAAGCACCCTGAGTATCTAAGATCGACACAGCTCAGAAAACATGTTGCCACACTCTCACAAGTCcttaatttgaaaaacaatgaaCTTGATCAGGTTGCAGATTTCCTGGGTCATGATATCCGCGTTCACCGCGAATTCTACAGATTACCAGTTCCCACAACACAGCTGGCCAAGATTTCCAAACTGCTTTTAACACTGGAAAAAGGACATCTTTCCCAGATCCAGGGGAAATCACTGGATGAGATCGAAATTGAAG ATGAAATTGCATTAAGTGATGCTGAAACAAAGGACAGTGAGAGTGAATCAGATGATGATGACACAGCACTCACAATGTCGGCGTGTGGCACCAGTGAGCCTGTACATGCAGTAGCTGATTCCACAAACACAGCGCAGCTCCAAGACACTGTAGATTGTG ATGAAGAACCACTCATAATGCCTGCAGCAAGTGAGACTGCTGCTCCCTCTGAAG ATAAAAATGCTGCTCAATCCCACAATTCCCGAAGAGCTCCCAAAAACATGTGGTCCAAGGCTGAGGTTGCTGCAGTGATGAGGCATTTTAAAGACCACATAAACGAAGGGAAACTGGCCACcaaaaatgaatgcagtcattgCAAATTGGTAGAAGATCCGATGTTGGCAGGAAGAACAGTTCAAAACATAAGAGATTTTGTAAGAAACAGAGGATTAACtgcaaaaaggcagaaaaaaatgaactaa
- the LOC134620909 gene encoding uncharacterized protein LOC134620909 isoform X1: MRLKSFLERDKTALHTDVSMGLSEMEQRLCNYFCRIEIMGKRDRNVPVLLTPSMLDALSLLVSRRPDCGICATNIYLFARPRSMSHYRGMDSLRVHAHQCGAKHPEYLRSTQLRKHVATLSQVLNLKNNELDQVADFLGHDIRVHREFYRLPVPTTQLAKISKLLLTLEKGHLSQIQGKSLDEIEIEDEIALSDAETKDSESESDDDDTALTMSACGTSEPVHAVADSTNTAQLQDTVDCADEEPLIMPAASETAAPSEDKNAAQSHNSRRAPKNMWSKAEVAAVMRHFKDHINEGKLATKNECSHCKLVEDPMLAGRTVQNIRDFVRNRGLTAKRQKKMN, from the exons ATGCGCCTCAAAAGTTTTCTTGAAAGAGACAAAACGGCACTCCACACAGATGTTTCCATGGGGCTCTCAGAAATGGAACAGAGACTCTGTAACTATTTCTGTAGAATAGAAATAATGGGAAAAAGGGACAGAAATGTTCCAGTTCTGCTAACACCAAGCATGCTGGATGCTCTGTCACTACTGGTTAGTAGGAGGCCTgactgtggtatttgtgccactaaTATCTACCTCTTTGCAAGACCCCGATCAATGAGTCATTACAGAGGAATGGACTCCTTGCGTGTTCATGCACACCAGTGTGGAGCAAAGCACCCTGAGTATCTAAGATCGACACAGCTCAGAAAACATGTTGCCACACTCTCACAAGTCcttaatttgaaaaacaatgaaCTTGATCAGGTTGCAGATTTCCTGGGTCATGATATCCGCGTTCACCGCGAATTCTACAGATTACCAGTTCCCACAACACAGCTGGCCAAGATTTCCAAACTGCTTTTAACACTGGAAAAAGGACATCTTTCCCAGATCCAGGGGAAATCACTGGATGAGATCGAAATTGAAG ATGAAATTGCATTAAGTGATGCTGAAACAAAGGACAGTGAGAGTGAATCAGATGATGATGACACAGCACTCACAATGTCGGCGTGTGGCACCAGTGAGCCTGTACATGCAGTAGCTGATTCCACAAACACAGCGCAGCTCCAAGACACTGTAGATTGTG CAGATGAAGAACCACTCATAATGCCTGCAGCAAGTGAGACTGCTGCTCCCTCTGAAG ATAAAAATGCTGCTCAATCCCACAATTCCCGAAGAGCTCCCAAAAACATGTGGTCCAAGGCTGAGGTTGCTGCAGTGATGAGGCATTTTAAAGACCACATAAACGAAGGGAAACTGGCCACcaaaaatgaatgcagtcattgCAAATTGGTAGAAGATCCGATGTTGGCAGGAAGAACAGTTCAAAACATAAGAGATTTTGTAAGAAACAGAGGATTAACtgcaaaaaggcagaaaaaaatgaactaa